A genomic region of Gemmata massiliana contains the following coding sequences:
- a CDS encoding thioredoxin family protein: MASPNVVELTEGNWSEYVTSGTLIVADFWAPWCGPCRRLASTIDAVADQFAGKVKVGKLNVDENPNLAVKYDVMTIPRILFFKGSDTPVHTESGVLSPDELSKLINQYA, encoded by the coding sequence ATGGCCAGCCCGAACGTTGTTGAACTGACCGAAGGCAATTGGAGCGAGTACGTCACCAGCGGGACGCTGATCGTGGCCGACTTCTGGGCGCCGTGGTGCGGCCCGTGCCGCCGGCTCGCGTCCACCATCGACGCCGTCGCCGATCAGTTCGCCGGCAAAGTGAAGGTGGGCAAACTGAACGTGGACGAGAACCCGAATCTCGCCGTGAAGTACGACGTGATGACGATCCCGCGCATCCTGTTCTTCAAGGGCAGCGACACCCCCGTTCACACGGAGAGCGGCGTCCTGTCCCCGGACGAACTGTCGAAGCTGATTAACCAGTACGCCTAA
- a CDS encoding glycoside hydrolase family 32 protein, producing MTRLATLLLLLATPPLAAADRADVLVADFEGDTYADGWKPTGTAFGKGPARGTLPNQMAVTGFLGKGLVNSFAGGDDSTGTLTSPEITIDRKYINFLIGGGKHPGKTCINLLVDGKAVRTATGPNGQAGGSEHLDWHTWDVSDLAGKKAVIEIVDEQKGGWGHINIDHIVQSDAKKQAELKSQVLEIGESYLHFPVKTGAPMRRVKFLVGQDVVREFDIELATHGQASFWAASDVTAFKGKKLTVEVMLPADAKLADLIVASDKWPAADKVYQEKHRPLFHFTSRVGWLNDPNGLVFADGEWHLFYQHNPFGREWGNMHWGHAVSKDLVRWKEEGIALYPKKYDDFAFSGSAVLDKNNTSGWGTKEKPVLVLAYTSTGRGECIAYSTDRGRTWKEHDKNPVVKHAGRDPKLIWHEKAKHWVMAVYDETDKKQWIAFYTSPDLKEWTFTSRIEGFFECPDLFELPVGGKEVAGATSRWVLYAADGKYLLGDFDGKEFKPDFKEKKQFWYGRFYAAQTFDNGPATGEGPPRRVQIGWAQGVTFPGTAFNQQMTVPVELRLVSTRNGPSLRARPVQELESLRDTDKPIAPIKDVTRKGATTLADDLDAFELLLTTSSVRGFTLDIRGTKLVFDTDKKTLTCNGVTASVSPRAGTLSLRVFVDRGSIEVFTNDGVTAMSIAAIPDEKNTKLQFIPVTDDTTIDSAQVYRLKSAWGK from the coding sequence ATGACACGCCTTGCGACTCTCCTGTTACTCCTCGCAACGCCTCCTCTCGCGGCGGCCGATCGCGCCGATGTTCTCGTCGCGGACTTTGAAGGCGACACTTACGCCGACGGTTGGAAGCCTACGGGCACGGCGTTCGGTAAGGGGCCGGCGAGAGGGACACTCCCGAACCAGATGGCTGTAACCGGCTTTCTCGGTAAGGGGCTGGTGAACAGTTTCGCGGGCGGGGACGACAGCACCGGCACGCTCACGTCACCGGAAATCACCATCGATCGCAAGTACATCAACTTCCTCATTGGAGGTGGGAAACACCCGGGGAAGACGTGCATCAACTTGCTCGTCGATGGCAAGGCGGTCCGCACCGCGACCGGACCGAACGGCCAAGCCGGTGGGTCCGAACACCTCGACTGGCACACGTGGGACGTGAGCGACCTCGCGGGCAAGAAAGCGGTTATCGAGATTGTGGACGAGCAGAAGGGCGGGTGGGGGCACATCAACATCGACCACATCGTTCAGAGCGACGCGAAGAAACAGGCCGAACTGAAATCGCAAGTGCTCGAAATCGGGGAATCGTACCTGCACTTCCCGGTGAAGACCGGCGCCCCGATGCGCCGTGTGAAGTTCCTCGTCGGTCAGGACGTCGTGCGCGAGTTCGACATCGAGTTGGCCACGCACGGTCAGGCGAGCTTCTGGGCGGCTTCCGACGTGACCGCGTTTAAGGGGAAGAAGCTGACCGTCGAAGTCATGCTCCCGGCCGACGCGAAACTCGCGGACCTCATCGTGGCGTCCGACAAGTGGCCAGCGGCAGACAAGGTGTACCAGGAGAAGCACCGGCCGCTGTTCCACTTCACCAGTCGCGTCGGGTGGCTGAACGACCCCAACGGGCTGGTGTTCGCGGACGGTGAGTGGCACCTCTTCTACCAGCACAACCCGTTCGGGCGCGAGTGGGGCAACATGCACTGGGGCCACGCGGTCAGCAAAGACCTCGTCCGCTGGAAGGAAGAGGGGATCGCGCTCTACCCGAAGAAGTACGACGATTTCGCGTTCTCCGGGTCGGCCGTGCTCGACAAGAACAACACCTCCGGTTGGGGCACAAAAGAGAAACCGGTGCTCGTGCTGGCGTACACGAGCACCGGGCGCGGCGAGTGCATCGCGTACAGCACGGACCGGGGGCGCACCTGGAAGGAGCACGACAAGAACCCCGTGGTGAAGCACGCCGGGCGCGACCCGAAGCTGATCTGGCACGAAAAGGCGAAACACTGGGTGATGGCGGTCTACGACGAAACTGACAAGAAACAGTGGATCGCGTTCTACACGTCGCCGGATCTGAAGGAGTGGACGTTCACAAGCCGCATCGAGGGATTCTTCGAGTGCCCGGACCTGTTCGAGCTGCCGGTTGGTGGGAAGGAAGTCGCTGGTGCGACGAGCCGTTGGGTGCTGTACGCGGCCGATGGCAAATACCTGCTCGGCGATTTCGACGGCAAGGAGTTCAAGCCCGACTTCAAGGAGAAGAAGCAGTTCTGGTACGGTCGGTTCTACGCGGCGCAAACGTTCGATAACGGCCCGGCAACGGGCGAGGGACCGCCGCGGCGGGTGCAAATCGGCTGGGCACAGGGTGTCACGTTCCCCGGAACGGCGTTCAATCAGCAGATGACGGTGCCGGTCGAACTCCGGTTGGTTTCCACCCGGAACGGACCGTCCCTGCGAGCACGACCGGTGCAAGAACTGGAATCGCTGCGGGACACGGACAAGCCGATCGCGCCGATAAAAGACGTGACCAGGAAGGGGGCAACGACCCTGGCCGACGATCTGGACGCATTCGAGTTGCTCCTGACGACCAGTTCGGTCCGTGGGTTTACCCTCGATATCCGTGGTACGAAGCTCGTTTTCGACACAGACAAGAAGACACTGACCTGCAACGGTGTAACCGCGTCCGTCAGCCCCCGGGCCGGCACCCTCTCTCTCAGAGTGTTCGTGGACCGCGGTTCGATCGAGGTGTTCACCAACGACGGGGTGACTGCGATGTCGATCGCGGCGATTCCCGATGAGAAGAACACGAAGTTGCAGTTCATCCCGGTGACGGACGACACGACCATCGATTCGGCCCAGGTGTACCGTCTGAAGTCCGCGTGGGGGAAGTAA
- a CDS encoding dihydroorotate dehydrogenase → MIDLSCTLGRLRLRNPVLVASGTFGYAKEMAPFVDFAKLGGVVPKTVTHAPRAGNRPPRTVETASGMLNAIGLDNDGLEHFLTHHLPYLRTLPTAIVGNIAGKSEDEFVAMAARVHQSREGLSALELNLSCPNVSGGTDFAVDPKLTRDIVRRCRDVCPDLPLIAKLTPNVTDITVIAKAAADGGADAVSAVNTFVGMAVDWRKRTPILGNITGGLSGPAIKPLALRAVWRIAQLKAIPVIAVGGIATLNDVMDFLVVGATAVQIGTANFYDPTASVKVVDALPSAIESLGASSVREIVGTLKT, encoded by the coding sequence ATGATTGACCTGTCCTGTACGCTCGGCCGGCTCCGGCTCCGCAACCCGGTTCTGGTGGCCAGCGGTACGTTCGGTTACGCGAAGGAAATGGCTCCGTTCGTCGATTTCGCGAAACTTGGTGGGGTCGTACCCAAGACCGTGACGCACGCGCCGCGCGCCGGCAATCGTCCGCCGCGCACGGTCGAAACAGCGTCCGGGATGCTGAACGCGATCGGCCTCGATAACGACGGCCTCGAACACTTCCTCACACACCACCTCCCGTACCTCCGCACGCTCCCGACGGCGATCGTCGGCAACATCGCGGGGAAGAGCGAGGACGAGTTCGTGGCGATGGCGGCGCGCGTCCACCAGTCGCGAGAGGGATTGAGCGCGCTGGAACTGAACCTGTCGTGCCCCAACGTGAGCGGCGGGACCGATTTCGCCGTGGACCCGAAGCTGACACGGGACATCGTTCGCCGGTGCCGCGACGTGTGCCCGGACCTGCCGCTGATTGCGAAGCTCACACCGAACGTGACCGACATCACCGTCATTGCGAAAGCCGCGGCCGACGGTGGCGCGGACGCGGTGAGCGCGGTCAACACGTTCGTGGGGATGGCGGTCGATTGGCGGAAGCGAACCCCGATCCTCGGCAACATCACGGGCGGTTTGAGTGGTCCCGCGATCAAGCCGCTCGCGCTGCGTGCGGTGTGGCGGATCGCACAGTTGAAAGCGATCCCGGTGATTGCAGTGGGCGGAATCGCAACCCTTAACGACGTGATGGACTTTCTCGTGGTTGGGGCAACTGCCGTTCAGATCGGCACCGCGAACTTCTATGACCCGACCGCGAGCGTGAAGGTTGTGGACGCGCTTCCCAGCGCGATTGAGTCACTCGGGGCAAGTAGCGTGCGCGAGATTGTCGGCACGCTGAAGACATAG
- a CDS encoding glycerophosphodiester phosphodiesterase: MTVPLSRRSFLASSAALAAGALPFRAEQPKRFPFFEPVAPPRPVQVMAHRGVAALVPENTRFALEACAADYIEWAEIDVRLTKDGKHVICHDERLDRTTNGRGPVADLSLEEIQKLDAGAWIAPRFKDARVLSLAEALGVAKGKVNLYLDCKKVDPELLVKEIRAAEMEKQVIAYDTPATIATVRKASNGTIPTMTKYRPKDDFDTFVKGIAPTAVEIDASDVTAELCKKFHAAGIIVQAKVLGPEWDNRETWINMIAAGADWLQTDNPAGVLTAAARKRITKWPVMVACHRGANRYAPENTLAAIKTAVALGADFVEIDIRTTKDGKFVLMHDSTVNRTTNGTGKVSDLTLEEVQKLDAGSWFGKPFAGTRVPTLAEGLAALGNKTGVYLDAKDITPEALLAAIKEHDLFERHVVYQSVAYCAKLMKLDARVRAIPPLKTVADLEQVAEIKPYGVDANWRILSKEMIAACHEKGIKVFSDALGLNESVKQYRAAMSWGIDTIQTDHPLRVLRAVELASA; the protein is encoded by the coding sequence ATGACGGTTCCCCTCTCGCGCCGGTCGTTCCTCGCGTCGTCGGCCGCGCTTGCGGCCGGCGCGCTCCCCTTTCGTGCGGAACAACCAAAGCGGTTCCCGTTCTTCGAGCCGGTAGCCCCGCCGCGCCCGGTGCAGGTAATGGCGCACCGCGGGGTGGCCGCTCTCGTGCCCGAAAACACCCGGTTCGCGCTCGAAGCGTGCGCGGCCGATTACATCGAGTGGGCCGAGATCGATGTTCGGCTCACGAAAGACGGGAAGCACGTCATTTGCCATGATGAGCGCCTGGATCGCACGACAAACGGGCGCGGCCCCGTCGCGGATCTTTCGCTGGAGGAAATTCAGAAGCTCGACGCCGGGGCGTGGATCGCCCCGCGCTTCAAAGACGCGCGCGTACTCTCGCTCGCAGAAGCTCTCGGCGTCGCGAAGGGGAAGGTGAATCTCTACCTGGACTGCAAGAAGGTCGATCCTGAACTGTTGGTGAAGGAGATCCGGGCAGCGGAAATGGAAAAGCAGGTTATCGCCTACGACACCCCCGCGACGATTGCCACAGTCCGCAAGGCGAGCAACGGCACCATCCCCACGATGACCAAGTACCGGCCGAAGGACGACTTCGACACGTTCGTGAAAGGCATCGCCCCGACCGCGGTCGAGATCGACGCCAGCGACGTGACCGCGGAACTATGCAAGAAGTTCCACGCGGCCGGCATTATCGTTCAGGCCAAGGTACTCGGTCCGGAATGGGACAACCGCGAGACGTGGATCAACATGATCGCGGCGGGTGCGGACTGGCTCCAAACCGATAACCCAGCCGGTGTGCTCACTGCCGCAGCCCGGAAGCGAATCACGAAGTGGCCGGTGATGGTCGCGTGTCACCGCGGCGCGAACCGGTACGCTCCCGAAAATACGCTCGCCGCCATCAAAACTGCCGTCGCGCTCGGTGCGGATTTCGTGGAGATCGACATTCGCACGACGAAGGACGGCAAGTTCGTGCTGATGCACGATTCGACCGTGAACCGCACAACAAACGGAACGGGAAAGGTCAGCGATCTCACGCTGGAAGAAGTTCAGAAACTCGACGCCGGCTCGTGGTTCGGCAAACCGTTCGCGGGCACGCGCGTACCGACTCTGGCCGAAGGACTCGCGGCCCTCGGCAACAAAACGGGTGTCTATCTCGACGCCAAGGACATCACGCCGGAAGCGCTACTCGCTGCGATCAAGGAACACGACCTGTTCGAGCGCCACGTCGTGTACCAGTCGGTCGCGTACTGCGCGAAGTTGATGAAGCTCGACGCCCGCGTGCGCGCGATCCCGCCTCTAAAGACGGTTGCGGATTTGGAACAGGTCGCGGAGATCAAACCCTACGGCGTGGACGCGAACTGGCGCATTCTCTCGAAGGAAATGATCGCCGCGTGCCACGAGAAGGGCATCAAGGTGTTCTCCGACGCGCTCGGGCTTAACGAATCGGTGAAGCAGTACCGCGCGGCCATGAGTTGGGGCATCGACACCATTCAAACCGACCACCCGCTGCGCGTTCTGCGTGCGGTCGAACTCGCGAGCGCGTAG
- a CDS encoding PQQ-binding-like beta-propeller repeat protein produces the protein MFRFTLFTAVAGALASTATVRADDWPQWMGPNRDDVWAETGIVKSFPESGLKPLWSVPISAGYAGPAVANGHVYVPSRELAKGAKNPDDPFDTKQEVKSTERVQCFDAKTGKEIWKHEYDCPYQISYPAGPRCTPTVHEGKVYTLGAMGHLFCLNAADGKVIWSKNFIKDYKAKAPTWGFCGHPLVYKNLLICLAGGEKATAVAFDKDTGAEKWTALEAREPGYCPPTLIKAGGVDQVVIWHAAALNGLDPLTGKVYWTVGLEPMYGMSIMGPRQHGDRLFAGGIGTSTVLKLEKDKPAVTVLWKEAADKGGAKLPKERGLYPVNMTPFVDAGTIYGADQPGMFRAVELETGKKLWFSYVPVINKDEAEDFKGAASGTAFVVKNGDRYFLFAETGDLIIAKLAPNPNPKEGYKELSRTKLLEPTGAAFGRKVLWTHPAFANKCVFVRNDKELACFSLAEK, from the coding sequence ATGTTCCGCTTCACCCTTTTCACCGCCGTTGCCGGCGCTCTTGCGTCAACCGCCACCGTGCGGGCCGACGATTGGCCCCAGTGGATGGGGCCGAACCGCGACGACGTGTGGGCCGAAACCGGCATCGTGAAGTCGTTCCCGGAGAGCGGACTCAAGCCGCTCTGGAGTGTGCCCATCAGCGCCGGGTACGCGGGGCCGGCGGTGGCCAACGGGCACGTGTACGTTCCCAGCCGCGAACTGGCGAAGGGCGCGAAGAACCCGGACGACCCGTTCGACACGAAACAAGAAGTGAAGAGCACCGAGCGCGTGCAGTGCTTCGATGCGAAGACCGGCAAAGAAATCTGGAAGCACGAATACGACTGCCCGTACCAGATCAGCTACCCGGCCGGTCCGCGTTGTACGCCCACCGTTCACGAGGGGAAGGTGTACACGCTCGGCGCGATGGGGCATCTGTTCTGCCTCAACGCCGCCGACGGCAAGGTGATCTGGTCGAAGAACTTCATCAAGGACTACAAGGCGAAGGCGCCGACGTGGGGCTTCTGCGGGCACCCGCTCGTTTACAAGAACCTGCTCATCTGCTTGGCGGGTGGCGAAAAGGCGACCGCGGTCGCGTTCGATAAGGATACGGGTGCGGAGAAGTGGACGGCGCTTGAGGCCCGCGAACCGGGCTATTGCCCGCCCACGCTCATCAAGGCGGGCGGGGTCGATCAGGTCGTGATCTGGCACGCCGCCGCGCTCAATGGCCTCGATCCGCTTACGGGTAAGGTGTACTGGACCGTCGGGCTGGAACCGATGTACGGCATGTCGATCATGGGTCCGCGGCAACACGGCGACCGACTGTTCGCGGGCGGGATCGGCACGAGCACGGTGCTGAAACTGGAGAAGGACAAACCGGCCGTGACGGTGCTGTGGAAGGAAGCCGCCGACAAGGGCGGCGCGAAGCTGCCGAAGGAGCGTGGGCTGTACCCCGTTAACATGACGCCGTTCGTCGACGCGGGCACGATCTACGGCGCCGACCAACCCGGGATGTTCCGCGCGGTCGAACTGGAGACCGGCAAAAAACTCTGGTTCTCGTATGTGCCGGTCATCAACAAGGACGAAGCGGAAGATTTCAAAGGAGCCGCTTCGGGCACCGCGTTCGTGGTAAAGAACGGGGACCGATACTTCCTGTTCGCCGAGACGGGGGATCTTATTATTGCGAAGCTCGCCCCGAACCCGAATCCCAAGGAGGGGTACAAGGAGCTGAGTCGGACCAAGTTACTCGAACCGACCGGGGCCGCGTTCGGCCGCAAAGTGCTGTGGACGCACCCCGCGTTCGCGAACAAGTGCGTGTTCGTCCGCAACGACAAGGAACTCGCGTGCTTCTCGCTCGCGGAGAAGTAA
- a CDS encoding sulfatase-like hydrolase/transferase yields MKHILPALAALLFLTAPLRATDTPNIVVVFTDDQGYGDVGCFGAKDFATPNIDKLAKQGTKFTDFHVSQPVCSASRASLLTGCYANRLGIHGALGPNARHGIHANETTLAEMCKSKGYATGMVGKWHLGHHPQFLPTKHGFDSYFGLPYSNDMWPEHPEAKKGTYPPLPLIENEKIVDPNVTAAVQSQLTQRYTKHALGFIAAHKSEPFFLYVAHSMPHVPLFASEAFQGKSKQGLYGDVIQEIDWSVGQILSALDEHKLADNTLVIFTCDNGPWLSYGNHAGTTGQLREGKGTVWEGGIRVPFVARWPGKIPAGSVCREPAMTIDVLPTVAKIIGADLPKTKIDGKDIGPLLRGEPNAKSPQEVYFHYYNTNELQAVRSGKWKLILPHTYRTMAGQPQGKDGTPGKYKQVKIEVPELYDLDADVGESKNVTEANPNVVKRLLVFAESAREDLGDSLTKRVGKNTREPGRVPEEKKPTPPSPLPKGKGEKDLLDVALSTEVSRASSPFPLGRGDGGVGLRDKPEFTSELVFPLHKQHNHAPGIIECPNGDLLVSWYRGSGERSADDVAVYGARKKVKAPEWGAAFLMVDTPGFPDCNTTMWVDKDDKLWLFWPVIIANSWESCITQYRVSSDFQKDGTPKWTWQDTILLKPKNFEEVMLREFGTWKKQISDATKLPVSLGDDVVKKRVGDKLLSRLGWQPRCKPIQLASGRILLPLYSDTYSAGLMAISDDGGKTWTASQPIAGFGNIQPAVLERKDGTLIAYMRENGVFKKIRVAESKDKGESWGTVTSSELPNPGSGLDAVRLASGNWALIYNDTTRGRSSLAVSLSDDEGKTWKWTRHLEKHDTGSYHYPAIIQSKDGGIHAVYSYFVADGKSMKHARFTEAWVKEGDAK; encoded by the coding sequence ATGAAACACATACTCCCCGCACTCGCTGCACTGCTGTTTCTCACAGCGCCTCTCCGCGCGACCGACACTCCCAACATCGTTGTGGTCTTCACCGACGATCAGGGGTACGGGGACGTGGGGTGCTTCGGCGCGAAAGACTTCGCGACCCCGAACATCGATAAGCTCGCGAAACAGGGCACGAAGTTCACCGACTTCCACGTGTCGCAACCGGTCTGCTCCGCGAGCCGCGCGTCGCTGCTGACGGGGTGCTATGCGAACCGCCTCGGAATTCACGGCGCGCTCGGGCCGAACGCGCGCCACGGAATTCACGCGAACGAAACGACGCTCGCGGAAATGTGCAAGAGCAAGGGGTACGCGACCGGAATGGTCGGGAAGTGGCACCTCGGCCACCACCCGCAATTCCTCCCCACCAAACACGGTTTCGATAGCTACTTCGGGTTGCCGTACTCCAACGACATGTGGCCCGAGCACCCGGAAGCGAAGAAGGGCACGTACCCGCCGCTCCCGCTCATCGAGAACGAGAAAATCGTCGATCCGAACGTGACCGCGGCGGTCCAGTCGCAACTCACCCAGCGCTACACCAAGCACGCTCTGGGTTTCATTGCAGCACACAAGTCGGAGCCGTTCTTCTTGTACGTTGCGCACTCGATGCCGCACGTCCCGCTGTTCGCGAGCGAAGCGTTTCAAGGTAAGTCGAAGCAGGGGCTATACGGCGACGTGATCCAGGAGATCGACTGGTCGGTGGGCCAGATCCTCAGCGCGCTCGACGAGCACAAGCTCGCGGACAACACGCTCGTGATCTTCACCTGCGACAACGGCCCCTGGCTCAGTTACGGCAACCACGCCGGTACCACGGGTCAACTCCGCGAGGGCAAGGGTACTGTGTGGGAGGGCGGGATCCGGGTGCCGTTCGTCGCGCGCTGGCCAGGGAAGATCCCCGCCGGCTCTGTGTGCCGCGAACCGGCCATGACGATCGATGTGCTCCCCACCGTTGCCAAGATCATCGGCGCCGACCTTCCCAAAACTAAGATCGACGGCAAGGACATCGGCCCACTCCTTCGTGGCGAGCCGAACGCGAAGTCTCCGCAGGAAGTTTACTTCCACTACTACAACACGAACGAACTCCAGGCCGTCCGCAGCGGCAAATGGAAACTGATCCTGCCGCACACGTACCGCACGATGGCCGGCCAACCGCAGGGCAAGGACGGGACACCGGGCAAGTACAAGCAAGTGAAGATCGAGGTGCCCGAGCTATACGACCTCGACGCGGACGTGGGCGAATCGAAGAACGTCACGGAGGCGAACCCGAACGTCGTGAAGCGCCTACTCGTGTTCGCCGAATCCGCACGCGAGGACTTGGGCGACTCGCTCACCAAGCGCGTCGGGAAGAACACTCGCGAACCCGGACGGGTGCCGGAGGAGAAGAAACCTACCCCCCCATCCCCCCTCCCTAAAGGGAAGGGGGAGAAAGACCTTTTGGATGTAGCTCTCAGCACAGAGGTTTCACGCGCCAGCTCCCCCTTCCCTTTAGGGAGGGGAGACGGGGGGGTAGGTCTTCGCGACAAACCCGAATTCACATCTGAACTTGTGTTCCCGTTGCACAAGCAGCACAACCACGCACCGGGGATCATTGAGTGCCCCAACGGGGATCTGCTCGTGTCGTGGTACCGCGGGAGCGGCGAGCGCTCCGCCGACGACGTCGCCGTGTACGGCGCCCGAAAGAAGGTGAAGGCGCCCGAGTGGGGCGCCGCGTTCCTGATGGTCGACACGCCCGGGTTCCCGGACTGCAACACGACCATGTGGGTCGACAAGGACGACAAACTCTGGCTGTTCTGGCCGGTGATTATTGCGAATTCGTGGGAGTCGTGCATCACGCAATACCGCGTGTCGTCGGACTTCCAAAAGGACGGTACACCGAAGTGGACGTGGCAGGACACGATCCTGCTCAAGCCGAAGAACTTCGAGGAAGTGATGCTCCGCGAGTTCGGCACCTGGAAGAAGCAGATCAGCGACGCGACCAAGCTCCCGGTTTCGCTCGGCGACGACGTCGTGAAGAAGCGCGTCGGCGACAAACTGCTCTCGCGCCTGGGCTGGCAACCGCGCTGCAAGCCGATCCAACTCGCCTCCGGGCGCATCCTGCTCCCGCTGTACTCGGACACGTACTCCGCGGGCCTCATGGCGATCAGCGACGACGGCGGAAAGACGTGGACCGCGTCGCAACCGATCGCAGGGTTCGGCAACATTCAGCCCGCGGTCTTAGAGCGCAAGGACGGCACGCTGATCGCATACATGCGCGAGAACGGCGTGTTCAAGAAGATCCGCGTTGCGGAGTCGAAGGATAAGGGCGAATCGTGGGGCACGGTCACATCGAGCGAGTTGCCGAACCCCGGCAGCGGACTGGACGCCGTGCGCCTCGCGAGCGGCAACTGGGCTCTCATTTACAACGACACCACGCGAGGTCGCAGCAGCCTGGCGGTGTCGCTCTCGGACGACGAGGGCAAAACCTGGAAGTGGACGCGGCACCTGGAAAAGCACGACACCGGATCGTACCACTACCCGGCCATCATCCAGTCCAAGGACGGCGGTATCCACGCTGTATACAGCTACTTCGTGGCCGACGGCAAGAGCATGAAACACGCTCGCTTTACTGAAGCCTGGGTGAAGGAAGGCGACGCCAAATGA
- a CDS encoding coiled-coil domain-containing protein: protein MANVNDERLRIALDRAEAERLLAEARTAHRNAERERSRARKIAGRLSRRVERTLDSARAQLDADRMVLEARVARFNETQSTFNSTMAADRARLREAWTDLAARQKRSVEEWDEASRFQADQATALDARAAALDARERGASEEKDRLQHDVTLLREETATLESRVRNMRQVIEELEQQREQLRAEALVPVAVDEVTPVDTQVALDRATDRDLAQWVTELAKKEERLNVERATVTTLFADLARDKAGIGDQRRLLSEQFAQLTAARAGWQAAERATVAEIEQLAQSLRQRESELDSRDQRISAADVRRREDAYDLWQFRLRLEAWQSKLVAFEMRWNTEREQLEADFARREEVLLARESGTGGNGSDALPPVIPFAIPVADDAGPGAASAELSALRNEVERMAGLLLEAELPEPPEPHEGDLPWAADQATEEAEVFPYTRRAA, encoded by the coding sequence ATGGCAAACGTTAACGACGAGCGGCTACGGATCGCGTTGGACCGCGCGGAGGCGGAGCGCCTGCTCGCGGAGGCCCGAACCGCGCACCGCAACGCCGAGCGCGAGCGGAGCCGCGCCCGTAAAATCGCGGGGCGCCTGTCGCGCCGCGTCGAACGCACGCTGGACTCGGCCCGCGCGCAACTGGACGCCGACCGCATGGTGCTCGAAGCACGAGTCGCGCGTTTTAATGAAACACAATCGACCTTCAACAGCACGATGGCGGCCGACCGCGCCCGGCTGCGTGAGGCCTGGACCGACCTCGCCGCCCGCCAGAAGCGCTCGGTGGAAGAGTGGGACGAGGCGAGCCGGTTCCAGGCGGACCAGGCCACGGCCCTCGACGCACGCGCCGCCGCCCTCGACGCACGTGAGCGGGGCGCGAGCGAAGAGAAAGACCGGCTCCAGCACGATGTGACACTGCTGCGAGAAGAGACCGCGACACTCGAATCGCGAGTGCGCAACATGCGCCAGGTGATCGAGGAACTCGAACAACAGCGCGAACAACTGCGGGCCGAGGCACTCGTACCGGTCGCGGTGGACGAAGTAACGCCTGTCGACACCCAGGTCGCGCTCGATCGCGCGACCGACCGCGACCTCGCACAGTGGGTTACCGAACTGGCGAAGAAAGAGGAGCGCCTGAACGTCGAGCGCGCCACGGTCACGACCCTGTTCGCGGATCTGGCGCGAGACAAGGCCGGGATCGGGGACCAGCGCCGGCTGCTCAGCGAGCAGTTCGCGCAGCTCACCGCGGCCCGCGCCGGGTGGCAAGCCGCCGAGCGCGCGACCGTGGCGGAAATCGAGCAACTTGCCCAGTCGCTCCGGCAGCGCGAGTCCGAACTCGACTCGCGCGACCAGCGCATCAGCGCCGCGGACGTTCGCCGGCGCGAGGACGCTTACGACCTGTGGCAGTTTCGGTTGCGGCTCGAAGCGTGGCAATCGAAGCTGGTCGCGTTCGAGATGCGCTGGAACACGGAACGCGAGCAACTCGAAGCGGACTTCGCCCGGCGCGAAGAGGTGCTCCTCGCCCGCGAGTCGGGTACCGGTGGAAACGGCTCGGACGCGCTCCCACCCGTGATTCCGTTCGCGATCCCGGTCGCCGACGATGCCGGCCCCGGAGCGGCTTCGGCGGAACTGTCCGCGCTCCGCAACGAGGTCGAGCGCATGGCCGGTCTGCTCCTCGAAGCAGAGTTGCCGGAACCGCCGGAACCGCACGAGGGCGACCTGCCGTGGGCCGCGGACCAAGCGACAGAAGAGGCCGAGGTGTTCCCGTACACTCGCCGTGCGGCATAA